A genomic window from Yarrowia lipolytica chromosome 1D, complete sequence includes:
- a CDS encoding uncharacterized protein (Compare to YALI0D25938g, similar to uniprot|P08004 Saccharomyces cerevisiae YNL192w CHS1 chitin synthase I P2.162.f2.1) produces MSRNPYDEMTERYYANDNRSHDHLTDRFATPHPAPTPHGGHPTEELADHYGFSAPGNNNYAPATPAPPLPPNPYHNGVHSSAPTAPLDFTEQPGADDHHDLGHSAHQNDPLTQDTSYYGAGTGVPPADPYGPDPYAPAPDAHFYENNAIPAVGGANLYQQNSYQHDPAPFVPEEGDSYLLKPYGQQQHHSLGVFDNGSYVNDEADLDNFVPFPIAGDTYALNTYEDSEEEEPPVQMPDSFAGSRRSFESGDDDDDDDDDDDDETIEEPSAFGAHVPPPDVQPRRRKTIKRVRLFRGNLVLDCPVSKKLLSKYPEPRREREFTHMRYSAATCDPSEFVPNQFTLRQKCYQQPRQTELFIVVTMYNEDDILLGRTLQGVFKNIKHLTTRTRSKVWGKDAWKKVVVCVVSDGREKINPRARALMAALGVYQDGFAKNIVNDQPVAAHIYEYTTMVGISSVDKSVKLTTEKTIPIQMVFCLKEKNQKKINSHRWFFQAFGPVLNPNVCILLDAGTQPGHDSIYHLWKAFDSHADVGGACGEIKAMLGKGGKQLLNPLVAAQNFEYKMSNILDKPLESVFGFISVLPGAFSAYRYTALQNDVNGVGPLASYFKGETLHDSGAGIFTANMYLAEDRILCFELVAKKNCSWKLKYVKSSSAETDVPDHLSELVMQRRRWLNGSFFAAIYSSAHFYQIWRSSHSIGRKLFFHLEFIYQTFQMLFSWFAIGNFFLVFRILTSALGDPSMHFAPGNVLGVVFLWLYCCCIVATFVLAFGNRPTGTQAFYTVVVCFFAVLMAYLIFAAIYISVKAVSYALCSNGGKLTLSLVFTNATFRDLVVSLCSTYALYFLMSFLYFEPWHMFTSFLQYLLISPSYINVLNVYAFCNIHDISWGTKGDTAQKMDLGVAKTNQAGKLEVDIPTQELDIDSSYMNEINTLQQVVKEEKRQPSKEDKETDYYALVRSSVVLFWMLTNFVVIAVVLNAGGLSIVSTDPAQAAGAAAPAGAGAAAVAPALRFVRRGIRHVLETRQDPGTCEAVGGPTDVRTEIYLRVVLWSVAALSCFRGIGATWYLIARLFGH; encoded by the exons ATGAGTCGCAATCCGTATGACG AAATGACGGAACGCTACTACGCAAACGACAACCGGTCCCACGATCATCTCACAGATCGGTTCGCTACTCCACACCCTGCTCCTACCCCCCACGGTGGCCACCCTACCGAAGAGCTCGCAGATCACTACGGCTTCAGTGCACCCGGTAACAACAACTATGCTCCCGCCACTCCAGCCCCCCCGTTGCCGCCGAACCCATATCACAACGGTGTTCACTCTTCTGCACCAACTGCCCCGTTGGACTTCACCGAGCAGCCTGGAGCTGACGACCATCATGATCTCGGCCACTCCGCTCATCAAAATGACCCCTTAACCCAAGACACATCATACTATGGAGCCGGTACAGGCGTGCCACCAGCTGATCCCTACGGCCCCGATCCGTATGCGCCTGCTCCCGACGCACACTTTTACGAAAACAATGCCATTCCTGCTGTTGGAGGAGCAAACCTGTACCAACAAAACTCTTACCAGCATGATCCTGCCCCGTTTGTGCCCGAGGAGGGAGACTCGTACCTGCTCAAGCCTTACGGccagcaacagcaccaCTCACTGGGCGTTTTTGACAACGGCAGCTACGTCAACGACGAGGCAGACCTCGACAACTTTGTCCCCTTCCCTATTGCCGGAGATACGTATGCCCTCAACACCTACGAGGACAgtgaggaagaggagcctCCCGTGCAGATGCCCGACTCGTTTGCTGGCTCGCGCAGGTCGTTTGAGTCTggtgacgatgacgacgacgacgatgatgatgatgacgacgaaaCCATCGAGGAGCCCAGTGCGTTTGGAGCTCATgtgcctcctccagacgtCCAGCCTCGCCGACGAAAAACCATCAAGCGAGTGCGACTCTTCCGAGGCAATCTGGTGCTCGATTGTCCCGTGTCCAAAAAGCTGCTTTCCAAGTACCCCGAGCCTCGACGGGAACGAGAGTTCACGCACATGCGGTACTCTGCCGCCACTTGCGACCCGTCGGAGTTTGTGCCCAACCAGTTCACGCTGCGGCAAAAGTGCTACCAGCAGCCCCGACAGACGGAGCTGTTCATTGTGGTTACCATGTACAATGAGGATGATATCCTGCTGGGCCGGACCCTGCAGGGTGTATTTAAGAACATCAAGCAcctgacgacgaggacgcGGTCCAAGGTGTGGGGTAAGGACGCATGGAAGAAGGTcgttgtctgtgtcgtttcTGACGGTCGAGAAAAGATCAACCCCCGAGCGCGGGCCTTGATGGCGGCTCTGGGAGTCTACCAGGACGGATTCGCCAAGAATATCGTTAACGACCAACCCGTGGCGGCGCATATTTACGAGTACACGACCATGGTGGGCATTTCCAGCGTCGACAAGAGTGTCAAGCTGACGACAGAAAAGACAATCCCCATTCAGATGGTCTTCTGTCTCAAGGAAAAAaaccagaagaagatcaactCGCACCGGTGGTTTTTCCAGGCGTTTGGGCCCGTTCTAAACCCTAACGTGTGTATTCTGCTGGATGCAGGAACCCAGCCCGGTCACGACTCCATTTACCATCTGTGGAAGGCCTTTGATAGCCATGCTGATGTTGGCGGCGCCTGTGGAGAGATCAAGGCAATGCTTGGCAAGGGTGGcaagcagcttctcaacCCGCTGGTAGCTGCCCAGAACTTTGAGTATAAGATGAGTAACATTCTCGACAAGCCGCTTGAATCCGTGTTTGGATTTATTTCCGTGCTTCCAGGAGCCTTTTCTGCTTACAGATACACGGCTCTTCAGAACGACGTCAACGGTGTTGGTCCTCTAGCCTCCTATTTTAAGGGAGAGACTCTGCATGACTCTGGAGCAGGTATTTTCACAGCAAACATGTACCTGGCCGAGGATCGAATTCTGTGTTTCGAACttgtggccaagaagaactgCTCGTGGAAACTGAAGTACGTGAAATCTTCTTCGGCTGAGACTGATGTGCCCGACCATCTGTCCGAGCTGGTTATgcaacgacgacgatggcTAAACGGATCCTTCTTTGCAGCTATCTACTCATCTGCTCACTTTTACCAGATTTGGCGGTCATCCCACTCGATTGGCCGAAAGCTATTCTTCCATCTGGAGTTCATCTACCAGACGTTCCAGATGCTGTTCTCGTGGTTCGCGATTGGCAACTTCTTTCTGGTGTTCCGAATTCTCACTTCGGCTCTTGGAGACCCCAGCATGCATTTTGCTCCTGGAAACGTGCTTGGAGTCGTCTTTCTGTGGCTCTACTGTTGCTGCATTGTGGCCACTTTTGTTCTCGCATTCGGAAACCGGCCCACGGGTACGCAGGCCTTCTACACCGTGGTTGTTTGTTTCTTTGCGGTGCTGATGGCGTATCTAATTTTTGCTGCCATTTACATTTCCGTCAAGGCTGTTTCCTATGCGTTATGTTCGAATGGAGGTAAGCTGACTCTCTCGTTGGTGTTTACCAACGCCACGTTCCGAGACCTGGTTGTGTCTCTGTGTTCAACCTACGCTCTCTACTTTCTCATGTCTTTCCTTTACTTTGAGCCCTGGCACATGTTCACCTCCTTCCTGCAATACCTGCTCATTTCGCCCAGTTACATCAACGTGCTCAACGTTTATGCCTTCTGCAACATCCACGATATTTCCTGGGGAACCAAGGGAGACACTGCGCAGAAGATGGATCTTGGTGTGGCCAAAACAAACCAGGCTGGTAAGCTGGAGGTTGACATTCCCACCCAAGAGCTGGACATTGATTCCAGTTACATGAACGAAATCAACACGCTGCAGcaggtggtcaaggaggagaagcgacaACCCAGTAAGGAAGACAAGGAGACGGACTATTATGCACTGGTGCGGTCGTCCGTCGTGCTTTTCTGGATGCTTACTAACTTTGTGGTCATTGCAGTTGTTCTGAACGCTGGAGGCCTGAGTATTGTGTCTACTGACCCTGCTCAGGCCGcgggtgctgctgctcctgctggagctggagctgctgctgttgctccTGCCTTGAGATTCGTTCGACGAGGTATTCGGCACGTGCTTGAGACGCGACAAGATCCAGGCACCTGTGAAGCAGTGGGAGGCCCGACTGATGTGCGAACCGAGATTTATCTACGAGTGGTTCTGTGGTCGGTTGCAGCCCTATCTTGTTTCCGAGGCATTGGCGCCACTTGGTACCTCATTGCTCGACTGTTTGGACATTAA
- a CDS encoding uncharacterized protein (Converted to coding from non-coding YALI0D25960g, similar to uniprot|P46367 Saccharomyces cerevisiae YOR374w ALD4 aldehyde dehydrogenase frameshift), protein MTMTTELTLANGLKVTQPTGLFINGEFVAAKDGKTFATENPTTEEVICQVAEADEADVEAAVDAASAAFKTWAFKTAPSERGVLLNKLANLIERDLDILAAIETTDNGKVYAHAKGDVGLVVKVIRYYAGYADKIYGDIIQGNDGHFSYTRKEPIGVCGQIIPWNFPLLMWAWKIGPALATGNTVILKSAESTPLSALYAASLVKEAGFPPGVLNILSGYGKVGAAMTNHPKIRKIAFTGSTATGKQVLKSAALSNLKKITLELGGKSPNIIFDDANIENALSWSALGIFFNSGEVCCAGSRLYVQEGIYDKVVEAFKKKADEVVVGDPFNSDTFQGAQTSKLQFDRVMGFIEAGKAEGATLLTGGCRAQDKGYFIRPTVFTDVKPDMKIVQEEIFGPVVCVTKFKTVDEVLALANDTEYGLAAGVHTQDISKAHYVAENLHAGTVWINCYNSFHEAVPFGGFNQSGFGKEMGKDGLDNYIQTKAVRIMLDQAKLA, encoded by the coding sequence ATGACCATGACCACCGAACTCACTCTGGCCAACGGCCTCAAGGTCACCCAGCCCACTGGCCTCTTCATCAACGGCGAATTTGTGGCCGCCAAGGACGGAAAGACCTTTGCCACCGAGAACCCCACCACCGAAGAGGTTATCTGCCAGGTCGCCGAGGCCGACGAGGCCGACGTGGAGGCCGCCGTCGACGCTGCTTCCGCTGCCTTCAAGACCTGGGCCTTCAAGACCGCCCCCTCCGAGCGAGGCGtcctgctcaacaagcttGCCAACCTCATTGAGCGAGACCTCGACATTCTGGCCGCCATTGAGACCACAGATAACGGAAAGGTGTACGCCCACGCCAAGGGCGACgttggcctcgtcgtcaaGGTCATCCGATACTACGCTGGATACGCCGACAAGATCTACGGAGACATCATCCAGGGCAACGACGGCCACTTCTCCTACACCCGAAAGGAGCCCAttggtgtctgtggccaGATCATCCCCTGGAACTTCCCCCTGCTCATGTGGGCTTGGAAGATTGGTCCCGCTCTTGCCACCGGTAACACCGTCATCCTTAAGTCCGCCGAGTCCACCCCTCTGTCAGCTCTTTATGCTGCTTCTCtcgtcaaggaggctggTTTCCCCCCTGGTGTTCTCAACATCCTCTCTGGTTACGGAAAGGTCGGTGCTGCCATGACTAACCACCCCAAGATCCGAAAGATTGCCTTCACCGGTTCCACCGCCACCGGTAAGCAGGTGCTCAAGTCCGCCGCCCTttccaacctcaagaagatcacCCTGGAGCTTGGTGGAAAGTCCCCCAACATCATCTTTGACGATGCCAACATTGAGAACGCCCTGTCCTGGTCCGCTCTCGGTatcttcttcaactctGGTGAGGTCTGCTGCGCTGGATCTCGACTCTACGTCCAGGAGGGCATCTACGACAAGGTCGTGGAGGccttcaagaagaaggccgacgaggttgttgttggcgaCCCCTTCAACTCCGACACCTTCCAGGGTGCTCAGACCTCCAAGCTCCAGTTTGACCGAGTCATGGGCTTCATTGAGGCTGGAAAGGCCGAGGGAGCTACCCTGCTGACCGGAGGCTGCCGAGCCCAGGACAAGGGATACTTCATCCGACCTACCGTCTTCACCGACGTCAAGCCCGATATGAAGATTGTCCAGGAGGAGATTTTTGGTCCCGTTGTGTGTGTcaccaagttcaagacCGTCGATGAGGTGCTTGCTCTGGCCAACGACACCGAGTACGGtcttgctgctggtgtGCACACCCAGGATATCTCCAAGGCTCACTACGTGGCCGAGAACCTGCACGCCGGAACCGTCTGGATCAACTGCTACAACTCCTTCCACGAGGCCGTTCCCTTCGGCGGCTTCAACCAGTCCGGTTTCGGCAAGGAGATGGGTAAGGACGGTCTGGACAACTACATTCAGACCAAGGCTGTCCGAATCATGCTGGACCAGGCCAAGCTTGCTTAA
- a CDS encoding uncharacterized protein (Compare to YALI0D26015g, similar to Saccharomyces cerevisiae CDC5 (YMR001C); ancestral locus Anc_6.31, similar to uniprot|P32562 Saccharomyces cerevisiae YMR001C Cell cycle protein kinase CDC5/MSD2 (EC 2.7.1.-)) codes for MFKRPDPLRPLGSEHRDNVVNPMKLRAGKENNDAYHNNKYTSENQPQPTTPYYTGKGNYYNPSSKPAVSSAHAAAAAAAIAPTASSRAPTAATHKTPRKKEKLSSLCKTPPSLIKSRTGDHFARGSCLGEGGFARCFQVKNDAGKTYAAKTVAKESVRNEKTKNKLLAEIKIHKSLKHPNIVEFVDCFEDDHNVYILLEMCSNQSMMEMLRARKGFTEGEAKYYMVQILGAINFMHRRRVIHRDLKLGNIFLDEHMHVKIGDFGLATVLDKPTDRRVTICGTPNYIAPEVLAGKHKGHSFEVDIWSAGVILFTMVTGKPPFQSKDVETIYQRIKKNDWKFPADLPISSECKDLVRQMLVGDPHQRINLANILKHPFFFTDFPASIHPQAAKLRQPETRVSYTQSHKNFEAIKIAARLDSRHLAPRSTSPPVTIERQDVEADQPAKILPQSLSPASTKEKYKMVDVKPDPQGPQAIEADRRVMENVPQSMSLKPQNQLFKIFHEALDRQLRSGPSHHNSSGRADEKTIFISKWVDYSNKFGFAYQLSSNVVGVLMEQEKTILMDMRYEEHLFQVVMEQEAKDVATRSNPKSNWSIDTFTSTQYPAEHKHRIKLVKQFHKFMNDHLCMVEDEKEIGLDMVWVLSWQRSAGFVVFHLSNDSFQFNFEDHCKMVISHCGQSMMFIDDDKMFHHWTLDEACMHAGEGHWNLQEKLVRVYQYFEGLLN; via the coding sequence ATGTTCAAGCGACCAGATCCCTTGAGGCCTCTGGGCAGCGAGCATCGAGACAATGTCGTCAACCCCATGAAGCTGCGGGCAGGCAAGGAGAACAACGACGCCTATcacaacaacaagtacacctCGGAGAACCAGCCACAACCAACAACCCCGTACTACACCGGCAAGGGCAACTACTACAATCCCAGCAGCAAGCCCGCCGTGAGCAGTGCccatgctgctgccgccgctgccgccATTGCCCCTacagcctcctccagagctccCACAGCCGCTACTCACAAGACTCCCcggaaaaaggaaaagcTTTCCAGCTTGTGCaagactcctccttctctcatCAAGAGTCGAACCGGCGACCACTTCGCCCGGGGCTCGTGTCTGGGCGAGGGTGGTTTCGCTAGATGTTTCCAGGTGAAGAATGATGCTGGCAAGACCTACGCTGCCAAGACGGTGGCCAAGGAGAGCGTGCGCAACGAAAAGACGAAAAACAAGCTGCTGGCGGAAATCAAGATCCACAAGTCGCTAAAGCACCCCAACATTGTCGAGTTCGTCGACTGCTTTGAAGACGACCACAATGTGTACATTCTTCTGGAAATGTGCTCCAACCAGAGCATGATGGAGATGCTGCGGGCCCGAAAGGGATTTACCGAGGGCGAGGCAAAGTACTACATGGTGCAGATTCTCGGCGCTATCAACTTTATGCACAGACGACGAGTCATCCACAGAGACCTCAAGCTCGGCAATATCTTCCTCGACGAGCACATGCATGTCAAGATTGGAGACTTTGGACTTGCTACGGTTCTGGACAAGCCCACCGACCGACGGGTCACCATCTGTGGCACCCCCAACTACATTGCTCCCGAGGTTCTTGCTGGCAAGCATAAGGGCCATTCGTTTGAGGTCGACATTTGGTCTGCTGGTGTCATTCTATTCACCATGGTCACAGGTAAGCCTCCATTCCAGtccaaggacgtggagacCATCTACCAGCGaatcaagaagaacgactGGAAGTTTCCCGCCGATCTTCCTATCAGCAGCGAATGCAAGGATCTTGTTCGACAGATGCTAGTTGGAGATCCTCACCAGCGTATCAACCTGgccaacattctcaagcacCCATTCTTCTTCACTGACTTCCCCGCCTCCATTCATCCTCAGGCTGCTAAGCTGAGACAACCTGAAACCCGAGTCAGCTACACTCAGTCACACAAGAATTTTGAGGCCATCAAGATTGCCGCCAGACTCGATAGCAGACACCTGGCACCCCGATCGACATCTCCTCCCGTCACAATTGAGCGTCAGGACGTTGAGGCCGACCAGCCAGCCAAGATTCTCCCCCAGTCTCTGTCTCCGGCTtccaccaaggagaagtaCAAGATGGTTGACGTCAAACCCGATCCCCAGGGTCCCCAGGCGATTGAAGCCGACCGGCGAGTCATGGAGAACGTGCCTCAGTCTATGAGCCTCAAACCCCAGAATCAGCTCTTCAAAATCTTTCATGAGGCACTGGACAGGCAACTCCGAAGTGGACCCTCACACCACAACTCCAGTGGCCGGGCAGACGAGAAGACCATCTTCATTTCCAAGTGGGTGGACTACTCCAACAAGTTTGGATTTGCCTACCAGCTGTCGTCCAACGTCGTCGGCGTTCTCATGGAGCAGGAAAAAACCATTCTTATGGACATGCGGTACGAGGAGCATCTGTTCcaggtggtgatggagcaggaggcaAAGGACGTGGCCACCCGAAGCAATCCCAAGAGCAACTGGTCTATTGACACCTTCACGAGCACACAATATCCTGCCGAGCACAAGCACCGAATCAAGCTCGTCAAGCAGTTCCACAAATTCATGAACGACCATCTGTGTatggtggaggacgagaaggagattggcCTGGACATGGTGTGGGTACTGAGCTGGCAGCGGTCGGCCGGATTCGTGGTCTTTCACCTGTCCAACGACTCGTTCCAGTTTAACTTTGAGGATCACTGCAAGATGGTCATTAGCCACTGTGGTCAATCCATGATGTTCatcgacgacgacaagatGTTCCACCACTGGACGCTGGACGAGGCCTGCATGCACGCAGGAGAGGGACACTGGAATCTTCAGGAAAAGTTGGTGCGTGTGTACCAGTACTTTGAGGGTCTCCTTAACTAG